The sequence GCATTCTTTTTGCTTATCGCTGCGGTCTGGCTGGTAGTCTTCCAGAGCAATCGCTACAACCACGGCGACTCAGGTGATCCCGAAGCCAAAATGTATGCGGCAAAAGCGCTCAATGTCATAAAATCACTGGATGCACGCGACTGTAATGGTGCCGTCAAAGATTTTGCCGCATCTGCAAAGAAAAACATCGACCCGCAGAAGTTCGGCAATGAATGGCAGGAGATAGAAAAAATCTGGGGTCCATTCAAAAAATGTGACATCTTAAATGCCGAAGGTAAGTATGAGGATCGGGACATAGCTTACAGTGTATGCATCACATGCAGGTTCGCAAAGGGCATGCTGCACACAGTCGTTGACTTCGGTCCGCAAAAGCAGATAAGTTATGTGACCTTTGAAGGCAAGCCATATGACCGCGATGAAGCAAAAAATTATACGGATAAAGCCATTAATATTATCACTTCTCTGAATTCAGGTGATTATAAAAATGCCGTGAGGGATTTTCCTTCCAATGAAAGAAAGCAGATCAATCCTCAACAACTGGGGCAGGGATGGTCGGAGCTAGAAAAGAAGATTGGCCCGCTCAAAAGTTATAAAGTTACGGATGCTAAAGACCAAAATGAGCGCGGATTTACTTATGCTGTGTATATCGAGTGCAAGTTTAAAAAAGGTAAAATGTACATGGTTGTCGGCTTTGATAATCAAAAACAGATAAGTAGACTGAGTATGAGCGATAGACCACAGCACTGATGCGTGGGAAGTTGTCAAATATCCACAGTACATAGAAATAAGCAGGATTCACTTACAGCGCGTGAACCCTGCTTATTCAAGCTCGGTGGCAAATATGAGGTCGATTTTCAACTATCGGTGTCTCGGCTTCTTCTTAGGCTCCAAAGCCTCGTCCAAAACCTGAGAGACATCGTCAACATAGATAATATTCATACTCTCACGGACATCCGAAGGCACGTCCTCTTCTATATCCTTGCGGTTCTCCTTCGGCACGATCACAGTCTCGACACCTGCCCTCTTCGCCGCAAGCACTTTTTCCTTTAGGCCGCCAATGGGCAGCACTTTGCCGCGCAGAGTGATCTCACCTGTCATCGCAAGGCGTGGCTTGACCTTTCTGCCACTCAGCAGTGAAGCAAGAGCCGTAATCATCGTGACACCGGCAGATGGACCGTCCTTTGGAATGGCTCCGGCAGGCACATGCAGATGCACGTCGGATTCCTTGTAAAAATCATTGGCAATGCCCAGTTCTTCCGAATGGCTGCGCACGTAACTTA comes from bacterium and encodes:
- a CDS encoding DUF3887 domain-containing protein gives rise to the protein MTKKKGIAIISSAFFLLIAAVWLVVFQSNRYNHGDSGDPEAKMYAAKALNVIKSLDARDCNGAVKDFAASAKKNIDPQKFGNEWQEIEKIWGPFKKCDILNAEGKYEDRDIAYSVCITCRFAKGMLHTVVDFGPQKQISYVTFEGKPYDRDEAKNYTDKAINIITSLNSGDYKNAVRDFPSNERKQINPQQLGQGWSELEKKIGPLKSYKVTDAKDQNERGFTYAVYIECKFKKGKMYMVVGFDNQKQISRLSMSDRPQH